A window of the Synchiropus splendidus isolate RoL2022-P1 chromosome 6, RoL_Sspl_1.0, whole genome shotgun sequence genome harbors these coding sequences:
- the lrrn1 gene encoding leucine-rich repeat neuronal protein 1 yields the protein MARQRIDCFLLGQVFPGLIIVSIAMSLVQSNECPQLCVCEIRPWFTPQSTYREAITVDCNDLRLTRIPGNLSTETQVLLLQSNYIARTSEELEQLFNLTELDLSQNNFSSIRDVGLSNMSQLTTLHLEENQITEMPDYCLQDLSNLQELYINHNQINAIQANAFSGLHNLLRLHLNSNKLKSISSQWFDSTPNLEILMIGENPVVGIMDFNFKPLVNLRSLVLAGMDLTDVPGNAFVGLDNLESLSFYDNKLVRVPQRAFQKLPNLKFLDLNKNPVQKIQEGDFKNMLRLKELGINNMGELVSIDRNALDNLPELTKLEATNNPKFSYIHRQAFRDVPALESLMLNNNALSALYHSTVVSLPNLREISIHSNPLRCDCVIHWMSANKSMVRFMEPLSMFCAMPPEVRGMHVRDVLQKELASQCIPMIAHDTFPSHLNLDIGITVDLDCRAMSQPEPEIYWVTPMGNKVMMDTLSDKYSLSSDGTLRISRIQVEDSGRYTCVAQNSQGADTRVTAIRVNGTLLDNTQLMKIFVKHAESHSILVSWKISSNAMSSNLKWSSATLKIDNPHITYTARVPVNVHEYNLTYLQPATEYEVCLTVSNIHQQSQKSCANVTTKQAAFEVEISDQVTNTALAAVMGTVFAIISLATLGIYIAKRWKRKNYHHSLKKYMQKTSSIPLNELYPPLINLWEADNEKEKEGSTDNKPSQVDTSRSYYMW from the coding sequence ATGGCTAGACAGAGGATAGACTGCTTCCTCCTGGGCCAGGTGTTTCCCGGACTAATCATTGTGTCAATAGCAATGAGTCTTGTCCAGAGCAACGAGTGCCCCCAGCTTTGTGTGTGCGAGATAAGGCCGTGGTTCACCCCCCAGTCCACCTACAGGGAAGCGATAACTGTGGACTGCAACGATCTGCGTCTGACACGCATCCCAGGAAACCTCTCCACTGAAACTCAGGTTCTTCTCCTGCAGAGCAATTACATAGCAAGGACCAGCGAGGAGCTGGAACAGCTCTTCAACCTCACGGAGCTCGACCTGTCCCAGAACAACTTCAGCAGCATTCGAGACGTGGGCCTCAGCAACATGTCTCAGCTCACAACTCTTCATCTCGAGGAGAACCAGATCACAGAAATGCCTGATTACTGTCTGCAGGACCTCAGCAACCTGCAGGAGCTCTATATAAACCACAACCAGATCAACGCCATCCAAGCCAACGCATTCTCTGGACTTCACAATCTCCTGAGGCTTCACCTCAACTCCAACAAGCTCAAGTCCATCAGTAGTCAGTGGTTCGACTCCACACCTAATCTGGAGATTCTTATGATCGGCGAGAACCCTGTTGTCGGGATTATGGACTTCAACTTCAAGCCGCTGGTCAATCTAAGAAGCCTTGTTTTGGCTGGAATGGACTTAACGGACGTCCCTGGAAATGCCTTCGTCGGACTCGACAATCTCGAAAGTCTCTCCTTTTACGACAACAAGCTGGTCAGGGTTCCCCAGAGAGCATTCCAAAAACTGCCCAACCTGAAGTTCttggatttaaacaaaaacCCGGTTCAGAAAATCCAGGAAGGCGATTTTAAGAACATGCTGAGACTGAAAGAGCTGGGCATCAACAACATGGGTGAGCTGGTTTCTATTGACAGAAATGCTTTGGATAATCTTCCTGAGCTCACAAAGTTGGAGGCGACCAACAACCCCAAGTTCTCCTACATCCACCGCCAAGCTTTTCGGGACGTGCCCGCCTTGGAGAGCTTAATGCTGAACAACAACGCACTCAGTGCTTTATACCACTCCACTGTGGTATCCTTGCCTAACTTGCGTGAGATCAGCATCCACAGCAACCCGCTCCGCTGCGACTGCGTTATTCATTGGATGAGTGCCAACAAAAGCATGGTTCGTTTCATGGAACCTTTATCCATGTTTTGTGCGATGCCCCCCGAGGTCCGAGGTATGCATGTTCGGGACGTTCTGCAGAAGGAATTGGCGAGTCAGTGCATCCCGATGATAGCCCACGATACCTTCCCCAGCCACCTCAACTTGGACATTGGTATTACTGTGGACTTAGACTGCCGAGCCATGTCCCAACCTGAGCCAGAAATCTATTGGGTGACACCGATGGGGAACAAGGTGATGATGGACACTCTGTCTGATAAGTACAGTCTGAGCAGTGACGGGACCTTGAGGATTTCTCGGATCCAGGTGGAGGACTCTGGGAGATACACCTGTGTTGCGCAGAATTCACAAGGCGCTGACACGAGAGTGACAGCCATACGGGTGAATGGAACGCTGCTGGACAACACACAGCTGATGAAGATTTTTGTCAAACACGCAGAGTCCCACTCAATTCTGGTCTCTTGGAAGATTAGCTCAAATGCCATGTCGTCCAACCTCAAGTGGTCGTCTGCCACGCTGAAGATTGACAATCCCCATATAACGTACACTGCCAGGGTTCCGGTCAACGTCCACGAGTACAACCTCACATACCTGCAGCCGGCGACCGAGTACGAAGTTTGCCTCACCGTTTCCAACATCCACCAGCAGAgccagaagtcgtgcgcgaacGTGACGACCAAACAAGCCGCTTTTGAGGTGGAGATATCCGACCAAGTGACCAACACGGCTCTCGCCGCAGTCATGGGGACGGTGTTTGCCATCATCAGCCTCGCCACTTTGGGCATCTACATCGCCAAaaggtggaaaagaaaaaactatCATCATTCTCTGAAGAAGTACATGCAGAAGACGTCGTCGATACCGCTGAATGAGCTGTATCCTCCACTCATTAACTTATGGGAGGCAGACAacgagaaagagaaagagggaTCCACAGACAACAAACCCAGCCAAGTGGACACCTCTCGCAGCTACTACATGTGGTGA